DNA from Flavobacteriales bacterium:
TGCTGGAGATCGAGACCACCGATGGAAGAAACAGCCAGAGAGTCATTAAGAACTGAAGCCCTAGAGCGTCAACCTCTGCTCATCTATGATGGAGAGTGCAAGTTCTGCGATGGATTTGTAGACTTCATCTTCACACATGAGGCAGATGAAGAGATCTCTTTCATGTGGCTAAAGGATGACCGCACCTCGGCCATTCTTCATCAACACCAGATCGATGATTCGATAGACAGTGTGATCCTGGTCGAAGATGGGAAGGCCTATGCCTATTCTGACGCGGCTTTGCGCGCTTGCGCGTATCTGAATGCTCCCTGGAAATGGGCCCGGGGACTGACCTTTGTCCCGCGACCGATCCGCGATGGTGTCTATAGATTCATCGCTCGTATCCGGAAAAAAATAATGGGCAGTCGTACATGTACGCTGCCCATCGGTAGAGAAAATAGATTTATCTGAAGAATGTGATCAGAAAAGGTCCATTCCGTCCAATACCTTCATCACATCGCGCACGTGCTGAGCAGAAGCTTCAAGTAATGCTTTCTCATCCTCATTCAATTCCAATTCGATGATCTTCTCGATTCCATCCTTGCCCAATTTGACCGGGACACCGAGATAGAGATCGCTCATTCCATATTCCCCTTGCAACCATGCGCATACAGGGAAGATGCGCTTCTGATCCTTCACGATGGCCTCTACCATCTGAGCGGCCGCAGCTCCTGGAGCATACTACCCAGAGGTTCCCAATAGGTTGACGATCTCTCCTCCTCCCTTCTTGGTGCGCTCTACAATGGCATCCAGTCGATCATCAGAGACGAGCTCCGTCACAGGAATTCCTCCTACAGTCGTGTAGCGTGGTAGGGGCACCATGGTGTCACCATGACCACCCATGAGTACGGCTTGGATATCCTTGGGTGAGCAATCGAGTTCCAAGGCCAAGAAAGAACGATATCGAGCCGTATCCAATATCCCGGCCATACCGAAGACGTGCTTGCTATCCTTTTTAGCAGTCAGATAGGTAGCATAGGTCATCACATCCAGTGGATTGGAAACGCAAATGATCTTAGCGTCAGGTGAGTGCTGCACGACATTCTCTGTCACAGATTTCACGATACCGGCATTGGTCGCGATGAGGTCATCTCGGCTCATACCCGGTTTTCTCGGAATACCTGAAGTGATCACCACCACATCAGAACCTGCGGTCTTGGTATAATCATTTGTACTTCCGATGGTACGAGTGTCGTACATATTGATCGGTGAGGTCTCCCAAATGTCCAAGGCCTTACCTTCGGCATATCCCTCTTTGATATCCAGAAGGATCACCTCGTTGGCCACTTCTCGGTGTGCAAGGACATTTGCGCATGTTGCGCCTACATTTCCCGCTCCTACTACCGTTACTTTCATGATTCTGTGTGCGTTATGGATTGAATTGAATGATGTTCTAACAAGTCGGCCGCAAAGGTAGAATAATGTGAAACAGAGGCAGAAAATCGATGGAGCATAACCACATTCTTGATAAAGTATATCTTCAACACGCCCTGATCGTGGATTTCACATTGAAAAATGACCATCTGGCCATAACTCCATAGGCAACCAAATGATAATTTCAGCGTCTGATTAATGAGTATCGACCCAGTCGAGCAGAAAACATGGCTAGATCGGTGCCTTGCAGGGGATAGGAATTCCCAACGCAAGCTCTATGAATCCTTCTATGGAAAGATGCTCGGTGTGTGCTTGAGATATGCAAAAGACATGGATCAAGCCAAGGACATGCTCCAAGATGGTTTCATCAAGGTCTTCAACAGCCTT
Protein-coding regions in this window:
- a CDS encoding DUF393 domain-containing protein, producing the protein MEETARESLRTEALERQPLLIYDGECKFCDGFVDFIFTHEADEEISFMWLKDDRTSAILHQHQIDDSIDSVILVEDGKAYAYSDAALRACAYLNAPWKWARGLTFVPRPIRDGVYRFIARIRKKIMGSRTCTLPIGRENRFI